Proteins encoded by one window of Nitrospirota bacterium:
- the nrdR gene encoding transcriptional repressor NrdR, producing MKCPFCGHIEDKVIDSRQSKDGDSIRRRRECLKCEGRFTSYEKIENILPHVIKKDNRRELFDRQKILQGLERACEKRPVSVEDRETLAANIEKNLLASGEKEIPTTLIGEQIMNGLKEIDEVAYVRFASVYRQFKDIKEFMQEIKDIVYNRKKI from the coding sequence ATGAAGTGCCCCTTTTGCGGACATATAGAAGATAAGGTTATTGACTCAAGGCAGAGTAAAGACGGCGACAGCATAAGGCGCAGACGAGAATGCCTGAAATGCGAAGGGCGCTTTACAAGCTACGAAAAGATTGAGAACATCCTTCCCCATGTTATAAAAAAAGACAACAGGAGAGAGTTGTTTGACAGGCAAAAGATACTTCAGGGACTTGAAAGGGCCTGTGAAAAAAGGCCTGTCAGCGTGGAAGACCGCGAGACATTAGCGGCAAACATAGAGAAAAATCTCCTTGCATCTGGAGAAAAAGAGATACCGACCACTCTCATAGGAGAACAGATAATGAACGGTCTTAAAGAAATTGACGAAGTGGCATATGTCAGATTTGCCTCGGTGTACAGGCAGTTCAAGGACATAAAAGAATTTATGCAGGAAATTAAAGACATTGTCTATAACAGAAAAAAGATTTAA
- a CDS encoding ATP-dependent Clp protease ATP-binding subunit: MFEKFTERGRKVIIYAREEAEKRQNDYLGTEHLLLGLLREEESLPMVIIKKMGLSAEELRMEVERNLPTGSNILTFGDIPFTPRAKKVLELAVEEARLLGHSYIGSEHLLIGLIREESGIAGKILRSLGANLLAVRQLAINLSTRKTQSSAKDRKTHTPALDEFGRDITQLAKEGKLDPVIGRENEIERVLQILGRRVKNNPVIIGESGVGKTAIVEGLAQRIVAEDIPENLIDKRIVSLDLGALIAGTKYRGQFEERLKLVMKEISQCDNVILFIDELHTLIGAGAAEGSVDASNMLKPALSRGEIQCIGATTPDEYRKYIEKDGAFERRFQPIYLQPPSIEESVSILNGLKNRYELHHKVKIAPEAVKACVNLSDRYIAERFLPDKAIDVMDETGARIKLKRFTMPPELRELEKELKRLNKEKNLYVKLHDFEKGASVKSEEDRIKKLYDNLYKNWRDNQQKDTPTLTEDDISFTVSKITGIPLAKLEEKESEKLLRMEDDLHKRIVAQDEAVKAIAKAIRRSRAGLKARKRPIGSFFFLGPTGVGKTELAKALTEFLFNDENALVKIDMSEYMERFNVSRLTGAPPGYVGYEEGGQLTETVRRRPYSVVLFDEIEKAHPDVFNILLQVLDEGVLTDNLGRKIDFKNTVIIMTSNVGTKFIQNATPLGFQQTTSKNMYKKIKDAVLDELKNRFNPEFLNRIDDIVVFHPLEKKNLENIIKLLITELNKQLIDQDIAIELSPEVLDWLIDKNYQPSYGARPMRRAIQRYIEDPLSEEILKGRFKDVKKVKVVLENDAVTFVESDVEALVSSHN; the protein is encoded by the coding sequence ATGTTCGAAAAGTTTACAGAGAGAGGCAGAAAAGTAATAATCTACGCCCGCGAAGAAGCCGAAAAACGGCAAAATGACTACCTCGGAACAGAACACCTCCTCCTTGGTCTTCTTAGAGAAGAAGAAAGCCTTCCAATGGTCATCATCAAAAAGATGGGACTTTCCGCAGAAGAGTTGCGCATGGAAGTTGAAAGGAACCTGCCTACGGGTTCAAACATTCTTACCTTCGGCGACATTCCGTTTACTCCACGGGCCAAAAAGGTGCTTGAACTCGCAGTTGAAGAGGCCAGACTGCTGGGGCACAGCTATATCGGAAGCGAACACCTCCTTATAGGATTAATCAGGGAGGAGTCGGGCATTGCCGGTAAAATTCTCAGAAGTCTCGGCGCCAATCTCCTTGCGGTCAGACAACTTGCAATAAATCTTTCTACACGTAAAACGCAATCCTCCGCAAAGGACAGAAAAACACATACGCCTGCCCTGGATGAATTCGGAAGGGACATAACACAACTTGCAAAAGAAGGAAAGCTCGATCCCGTCATTGGCAGAGAGAATGAGATAGAAAGGGTATTGCAGATCTTAGGCAGAAGGGTGAAAAACAATCCGGTCATTATCGGGGAATCTGGCGTCGGCAAAACAGCTATTGTTGAGGGACTTGCGCAGAGGATCGTTGCGGAAGATATACCTGAAAATCTGATTGACAAGAGAATCGTCAGTCTGGATCTTGGCGCATTAATCGCCGGCACGAAATACAGAGGACAGTTTGAAGAAAGACTCAAACTTGTGATGAAAGAGATCTCACAGTGCGACAACGTAATACTTTTTATAGATGAACTCCATACCCTTATTGGCGCAGGCGCAGCTGAAGGCTCAGTTGATGCTTCAAATATGCTTAAGCCTGCTTTATCAAGAGGCGAAATTCAATGTATCGGCGCAACAACACCTGACGAATACAGAAAATATATTGAGAAAGACGGCGCCTTTGAAAGACGTTTCCAGCCGATATATCTGCAGCCCCCATCGATAGAAGAGAGCGTCAGCATACTCAACGGGCTGAAAAACAGATATGAACTGCATCACAAGGTAAAAATTGCGCCTGAGGCTGTCAAGGCATGCGTTAACCTTTCGGACAGATACATAGCGGAAAGGTTCCTCCCTGACAAGGCGATCGACGTAATGGATGAAACCGGGGCGAGGATAAAACTTAAACGTTTTACAATGCCTCCCGAACTCCGCGAACTTGAGAAAGAACTGAAGCGGCTTAATAAAGAAAAGAACCTTTATGTAAAGCTCCATGATTTTGAAAAAGGCGCCTCTGTAAAAAGCGAAGAGGACAGGATTAAAAAACTGTACGACAACCTCTATAAAAACTGGCGCGACAATCAGCAGAAAGATACTCCGACCCTTACTGAGGATGACATCTCATTTACCGTATCAAAGATTACGGGCATCCCTCTTGCCAAGCTTGAGGAAAAGGAATCAGAGAAGCTCCTTCGTATGGAAGATGATTTGCATAAGAGGATTGTTGCGCAGGATGAAGCAGTAAAGGCCATTGCAAAGGCGATCAGGAGGTCGCGCGCGGGATTGAAGGCGAGGAAGAGACCGATCGGTTCATTTTTCTTCCTCGGCCCGACAGGCGTTGGAAAGACAGAGCTTGCAAAAGCGTTGACGGAATTTCTTTTTAACGACGAGAACGCCCTTGTCAAAATAGACATGTCGGAATACATGGAGAGATTCAACGTATCACGGTTAACAGGAGCGCCTCCCGGATATGTCGGTTATGAAGAGGGCGGACAATTAACAGAAACCGTCCGCAGGAGACCGTATTCAGTCGTTCTTTTTGATGAAATAGAAAAGGCGCATCCCGATGTCTTTAACATTTTACTTCAAGTGCTTGATGAAGGCGTTCTTACCGATAACCTGGGCAGGAAGATTGATTTTAAAAACACTGTAATTATAATGACGTCCAACGTCGGCACCAAATTCATCCAGAACGCAACACCACTCGGTTTTCAGCAGACAACTTCCAAGAATATGTATAAGAAAATTAAGGACGCGGTACTCGATGAACTGAAAAACAGATTTAATCCTGAATTCCTGAACAGGATTGACGATATAGTCGTCTTCCATCCGCTTGAGAAGAAGAACCTGGAGAACATTATAAAATTGCTTATAACCGAGCTTAACAAGCAGCTTATAGACCAGGATATAGCAATTGAACTTAGCCCCGAAGTTTTAGACTGGTTGATTGATAAAAACTACCAGCCTTCTTACGGGGCGAGGCCGATGAGAAGGGCCATCCAGAGATATATAGAAGATCCTCTGTCCGAAGAAATCCTCAAGGGCAGATTCAAAGATGTAAAAAAGGTCAAGGTCGTTCTTGAGAACGATGCCGTCACGTTTGTTGAAAGCGACGTAGAGGCATTGGTTTCCTCTCATAATTAA
- a CDS encoding YicC family protein, whose product MTGYGRGVVGAIKAEARSFNHKNLDIQIKLPSFFYQYENDMRKMVKEMFNRGHIEIYITKTEIDTVQIKINKSLAKGYYNALMSLKDELSIAGDININVLASYRDIFCMEEEDAGTNELNEAVKLALEELKKMRIEEGKNLLEDVADRAQLLKKYTSQIEDIRNKTIADTKQKLHDRLKEFLADTAIDESRLVQEAAILIERADITEEIVRIKSHLSHMEDMLKSGGDTVGKKLDFLVQELRREVNTISSKTNDVEVTNNTIEMKHEIEKIKEQIQNLQ is encoded by the coding sequence ATGACAGGTTATGGAAGAGGGGTCGTCGGAGCTATCAAAGCTGAGGCCCGTTCGTTCAATCACAAAAATCTTGATATCCAGATCAAGCTGCCATCGTTTTTTTATCAGTATGAAAATGATATGCGGAAGATGGTCAAGGAAATGTTTAACCGGGGGCATATTGAAATATACATTACAAAAACAGAAATTGATACGGTCCAGATAAAGATAAACAAGTCTCTTGCCAAAGGATATTACAACGCGCTTATGTCTTTAAAAGACGAGCTGTCAATAGCGGGAGACATAAATATTAATGTCCTTGCGTCATACAGGGACATCTTTTGCATGGAAGAGGAAGATGCCGGGACCAATGAGCTTAATGAAGCAGTGAAGCTCGCTTTAGAGGAGCTTAAAAAAATGCGTATTGAGGAAGGCAAAAACCTTCTTGAGGATGTTGCTGATAGGGCGCAGCTTTTAAAAAAATATACAAGTCAGATCGAAGACATTAGGAATAAAACTATAGCCGATACAAAGCAAAAACTGCATGACAGGCTGAAGGAATTCCTGGCAGACACGGCAATTGACGAGTCGCGGCTGGTGCAGGAAGCCGCTATACTTATTGAGAGGGCAGATATCACGGAAGAGATCGTAAGGATAAAGAGCCATCTGAGCCATATGGAAGATATGTTGAAGTCCGGCGGTGATACCGTGGGGAAGAAACTGGACTTCCTTGTCCAGGAATTGAGGAGAGAAGTCAATACAATAAGCTCAAAGACAAACGATGTTGAAGTTACGAATAATACTATTGAAATGAAGCACGAGATTGAAAAGATAAAGGAACAGATACAGAACTTGCAGTAG
- a CDS encoding DUF370 domain-containing protein, with protein sequence MKKGLPLISIGLGNVVSASRVIAIVDPASSPMKRLREEASTRGKLVDATQGRKTRSIIVTDSDHVILSALQVETITQRFTEE encoded by the coding sequence ATGAAAAAAGGATTACCGCTTATAAGCATCGGCTTGGGCAATGTTGTATCGGCGTCACGGGTGATAGCAATTGTGGACCCGGCTTCTTCTCCGATGAAGAGGCTGCGTGAAGAGGCAAGCACAAGGGGAAAACTTGTCGATGCAACACAGGGAAGGAAGACACGGTCTATAATTGTTACCGACAGCGATCATGTGATCCTGTCAGCCCTTCAGGTAGAAACTATTACGCAGAGATTTACAGAAGAATAA
- the gmk gene encoding guanylate kinase, which produces MAGRKQRQGTLFVISAPSGAGKSTLCHQLLHKVRGLKLSVSYTTRPPRKGERNDVDYTFISQKKFKNMINSGEFAEWAMVHGNLYGTSLKRLKKLTKEGYDIILDIDVQGAMQIKKKYDNAVYIFIFPPSMRILKQRLLNRGTDSKDIIDRRLEKARAEITGYKNYDYVIINDKLEKAYKELEGIIVSNRLKTENISDKWIKSLIK; this is translated from the coding sequence ATGGCAGGCAGAAAGCAGAGGCAAGGGACTTTATTTGTCATATCAGCTCCTTCGGGCGCGGGTAAATCAACCCTCTGTCATCAATTGCTCCACAAGGTTCGCGGGCTTAAGCTCTCTGTCTCCTATACCACTCGCCCTCCGAGAAAGGGAGAGAGAAACGACGTGGATTACACATTTATCAGTCAGAAAAAATTCAAGAACATGATTAACAGCGGTGAGTTTGCCGAGTGGGCAATGGTTCATGGGAATCTTTACGGGACTTCATTGAAGAGGCTGAAAAAATTGACTAAAGAAGGCTATGATATAATACTTGATATAGACGTTCAGGGAGCAATGCAGATAAAAAAGAAGTATGACAATGCCGTGTACATTTTTATTTTCCCCCCTTCGATGCGGATATTGAAGCAGAGGCTCTTAAATCGCGGAACGGATTCTAAAGATATTATTGACAGGCGTCTTGAAAAGGCAAGGGCGGAGATCACGGGATATAAAAACTACGATTATGTTATTATTAACGACAAACTTGAGAAGGCTTATAAAGAGCTTGAGGGCATCATTGTATCAAACAGACTGAAAACTGAAAACATCAGTGATAAGTGGATAAAAAGTTTAATTAAATAG
- the rpoZ gene encoding DNA-directed RNA polymerase subunit omega encodes MDIISLPVEYDKKKIDGNYRLVIAAVKRAKDLSQGALPKKASKVKKITSLALEEVTSGLVDIVIGEAAIKANEEKKKLVHKRMIDEAQQKETMPEDLTELEKDLKVYLSEKGETEQKRSIEDIFGE; translated from the coding sequence ATGGATATAATTTCACTGCCTGTGGAATATGACAAGAAAAAGATTGACGGTAACTACAGACTGGTAATCGCCGCTGTAAAAAGGGCCAAGGATTTATCACAGGGGGCCTTGCCGAAAAAAGCGTCAAAGGTAAAGAAGATAACAAGCCTGGCTTTGGAAGAGGTCACATCAGGCCTTGTAGACATAGTTATCGGTGAAGCCGCGATCAAGGCAAACGAAGAAAAAAAGAAGCTTGTTCATAAACGCATGATCGATGAGGCCCAGCAGAAAGAGACCATGCCCGAAGACTTGACGGAGCTTGAAAAAGACCTCAAGGTTTACTTGAGCGAAAAAGGCGAAACAGAACAGAAGAGAAGTATTGAGGACATCTTCGGAGAGTAG
- the coaBC gene encoding bifunctional phosphopantothenoylcysteine decarboxylase/phosphopantothenate--cysteine ligase CoaBC: MSDKKNIILCITGSIAAYKAVDIARRLMEEGAVVRVVMTASACKFITPLTFESITGKPVLIDLFSDPFSHINLSIEARLLLIAPATANTINKLSCGIADDLLGNLWLTYEGPVIIAPAMNHRMYCHPSVQRSIRELKRSGVNFVGPVSGSLACGEEGEGRMVAVSTIVEAAITALAPKDLSKQNILVTAGPTIEPIDPVRYISNRSSGKMGFAIAKAAARRGAKVTLISGPSSQMPPANISFVPVESASEMEAAVLKHLPKATSVIMAAAVADFAPSTVNKSKFKKTEISAINLKKTPDILKKVGEKKGKRIVIGFAAETGKNIENAKNKLKSKNLDLIVLNDISQKGAGFDVDTNIVTIIDKKGILTDYPQMKKIEVANIVLDRMLEVKTNNEP; encoded by the coding sequence GTGTCTGATAAAAAAAACATCATCCTTTGTATTACCGGCAGCATAGCGGCTTACAAAGCTGTTGATATTGCCCGGCGGCTGATGGAAGAGGGCGCGGTAGTAAGAGTGGTGATGACCGCCTCCGCCTGCAAATTCATAACCCCGCTGACCTTTGAATCAATAACCGGCAAACCGGTCCTCATCGATTTGTTCAGCGACCCGTTCAGCCACATCAATCTTTCAATAGAGGCCCGGCTTCTCCTCATTGCCCCCGCAACCGCGAACACCATAAATAAACTCTCCTGCGGGATCGCGGACGACCTTCTCGGAAATTTATGGCTCACCTATGAAGGCCCGGTAATAATTGCCCCGGCGATGAATCACAGGATGTATTGTCATCCGTCAGTGCAGAGAAGTATCAGGGAACTTAAAAGATCAGGAGTAAATTTTGTCGGCCCTGTCTCCGGCAGCCTTGCCTGCGGTGAAGAAGGCGAGGGCAGGATGGTTGCTGTTTCAACAATAGTTGAGGCTGCCATAACGGCGTTGGCCCCAAAAGATCTAAGCAAACAAAACATCCTTGTTACCGCTGGGCCGACCATAGAACCAATAGACCCAGTGAGATATATCTCAAACCGTTCTTCGGGCAAAATGGGTTTCGCTATCGCAAAGGCTGCGGCAAGGCGCGGGGCAAAAGTAACATTGATAAGCGGGCCTTCATCGCAGATGCCGCCCGCAAACATTTCATTTGTGCCTGTTGAAAGTGCTTCGGAAATGGAGGCCGCTGTTTTGAAACATCTCCCGAAAGCAACATCGGTCATCATGGCTGCGGCAGTGGCGGATTTCGCCCCTTCAACGGTGAATAAATCAAAATTCAAAAAGACTGAAATCTCCGCTATAAATCTGAAAAAGACTCCCGACATTCTCAAAAAAGTGGGGGAGAAAAAAGGCAAACGAATCGTGATCGGGTTCGCTGCTGAGACCGGAAAGAACATCGAGAACGCAAAAAATAAATTAAAGAGCAAAAATCTCGATCTCATCGTGCTAAATGATATTTCACAAAAAGGCGCCGGCTTTGACGTTGATACAAACATCGTTACGATAATCGACAAAAAAGGTATTCTCACCGATTATCCACAGATGAAAAAGATCGA